A genomic window from Deltaproteobacteria bacterium includes:
- a CDS encoding enoyl-CoA hydratase/isomerase family protein yields the protein MSAPRDASSRSPAPRRSRGEIWIAALTAHAALDGRPPSPPGRFLLTGRHGHTARQALPVRHLWDRDPVQQAWDGQRHVLRPRDEGQGGEAAALLRLNRRLLENARVVTLVRPFATLRYEKRGAVAVVALDRPEVLNAYNVAMRDDLHAALGAADEDPEVRALVLCGRGPAFSTGGDVREFGTAPSPFVARAVRWRRDVWGRLLELRAATIAAVHGYAVGGGMEMALLCDLCVAADDARFALPETGLGMIPGVGGTQTLPRKAGAARALDLVLTGRWLDARAALAAGLVQRVVARARLEAAALALARRLVRLDPAEVQALRRAVRGAHDLSLEAGIALERRLALALQRRP from the coding sequence ATGTCCGCGCCGCGGGATGCGTCAAGCAGGAGTCCGGCCCCCCGTCGATCGCGAGGAGAGATCTGGATTGCAGCGCTCACGGCCCATGCGGCGCTCGATGGGCGGCCGCCTTCCCCGCCGGGGCGCTTTCTGCTAACCGGCCGCCATGGCCACACAGCTCGGCAAGCGCTACCTGTGCGACACCTGTGGGACCGAGATCCTGTGCAACAAGCCTGGGACGGGCAGCGTCACGTGCTGCGACCACGAGATGAAGGTCAAGGAGGCGAAGCCGCTGCCCTCCTCCGACTGAATCGTCGGCTGCTCGAGAACGCGCGGGTCGTGACCCTCGTGAGGCCGTTCGCGACCCTGCGCTACGAGAAGCGCGGGGCGGTCGCGGTCGTGGCCCTCGACCGCCCCGAGGTGCTGAACGCCTACAACGTCGCCATGCGCGACGACCTCCACGCCGCCCTCGGGGCCGCCGACGAGGACCCCGAGGTGCGCGCGCTCGTGCTCTGTGGCCGCGGCCCGGCCTTCTCGACCGGCGGCGACGTGCGCGAGTTCGGGACGGCGCCGTCACCCTTCGTCGCGCGCGCCGTCCGCTGGCGGCGCGACGTGTGGGGGCGGCTCCTCGAGCTGCGGGCGGCGACGATCGCCGCCGTGCACGGCTACGCCGTGGGCGGCGGTATGGAGATGGCGCTCCTCTGCGACCTGTGCGTGGCGGCCGACGACGCGCGCTTCGCGCTGCCAGAGACCGGGCTCGGCATGATCCCGGGCGTGGGGGGCACGCAGACCCTGCCCCGCAAGGCCGGGGCGGCGCGCGCGCTAGACCTCGTCCTCACCGGACGCTGGCTCGATGCCCGCGCGGCGCTGGCGGCCGGCCTCGTCCAGCGAGTGGTGGCGCGCGCCCGGCTCGAGGCGGCGGCGCTCGCCCTTGCGCGCCGCCTGGTGCGCCTCGATCCGGCCGAGGTGCAGGCCCTCCGCCGCGCCGTCCGCGGCGCGCACGACCTGTCGCTCGAGGCCGGCATCGCCCTTGAGCGCCGACTCGCGCTCGCGCTACAACGCCGCCCGTGA
- a CDS encoding enoyl-CoA hydratase, whose product MRPGRGPSRARRPPSRHPRPASGPAVELVVRDGVAWMTLARPASGNRLDAELLGALVEAAAAAEDDDGVRVVVLGARGPAFSLGLPRRCRWPERSWPDGVGALGTLTKPVIAAIQGAAVGWGLALALACDLRVASTAAVLAVPEIGERRFPGGGVTQRLPRMIGTARAMELVLLGTRLPAAAAAAWGLVSAAVTPARFVSTVEETARTLAQKGPLALRLGKEAVLRALDLPLADGIRLEHDLYVLLQTTADRRVGIEAFLARRKPRFGGR is encoded by the coding sequence GTGAGGCCCGGCCGCGGCCCGAGCCGCGCGCGGCGACCCCCGAGCCGCCATCCGCGCCCCGCCTCCGGTCCCGCCGTCGAGCTCGTGGTGCGCGACGGCGTCGCCTGGATGACGCTCGCCCGCCCGGCGTCGGGCAACCGCCTGGACGCAGAGCTGCTCGGCGCCCTCGTCGAGGCCGCCGCCGCGGCCGAGGACGACGACGGGGTGCGCGTCGTCGTGCTGGGGGCGCGCGGGCCGGCGTTCTCGCTCGGGCTGCCGCGCAGGTGCCGCTGGCCGGAGCGCTCCTGGCCCGACGGCGTGGGCGCGCTCGGGACTCTCACCAAGCCCGTGATCGCGGCGATCCAGGGCGCCGCGGTCGGCTGGGGCCTCGCGCTGGCGCTCGCCTGCGACCTCCGCGTCGCGTCCACGGCGGCGGTGCTGGCCGTGCCCGAGATCGGCGAGCGGCGCTTTCCCGGCGGGGGGGTGACGCAGCGGCTGCCGCGCATGATCGGCACGGCGCGCGCCATGGAGCTCGTGCTCCTCGGCACGCGTCTCCCGGCGGCCGCCGCGGCGGCGTGGGGTCTGGTGAGCGCGGCGGTGACGCCGGCCCGCTTCGTCTCCACGGTCGAGGAGACAGCGCGCACGCTCGCACAGAAGGGGCCGCTCGCGCTCCGGCTGGGGAAGGAGGCCGTGTTGCGGGCCCTTGACCTCCCGCTCGCGGACGGGATCAGGTTGGAGCACGACCTCTACGTGTTGCTCCAGACCACCGCGGACCGGCGGGTGGGAATCGAGGCCTTCCTCGCGCGCCGGAAGCCCCGCTTCGGCGGGCGATAG
- a CDS encoding 4-hydroxybutyrate CoA-transferase yields the protein MRIDHLASLFPWDADAFALTTNYATAADRVAVNAGRVGYLPISHWHADALPPGVSPTPDVYLVPVSPPDVAGRCSFGTGAWFSPVYCRAACTVIGEVHEDFIRTGGDSWAPVERFRYLVTADQPTGTATTAPRTEEETAATEVICTLVAHELVRDRDTLQIGIGTVSSALGLYLDHRHDLGVQSEAITAGIPSLVRKGVVTGRHKVLHPGVVVGSFMTGLTPEDLAFVDGHPGFALYSFGTTDDVTVLVGERNLTAVNNALLVDLTGQVASEGIGTQLWSGVGGQTAFAIAAAYSPGGRAIFVLPSAHRTAEGLRSRIVPVLPPGTPVTLARGFVDHVVTEHGIATLGGKTLGQRVGELVAVAHPDFRTELRAEARRLYRC from the coding sequence GTGCGCATCGATCATCTCGCCTCGCTCTTTCCCTGGGACGCGGACGCCTTCGCGCTCACCACCAACTACGCCACCGCCGCCGACCGCGTCGCGGTGAACGCCGGGCGCGTCGGGTATCTTCCCATCAGCCACTGGCACGCGGATGCCCTCCCGCCCGGCGTGTCGCCGACCCCGGACGTCTACCTCGTGCCGGTGTCGCCGCCCGACGTCGCGGGACGCTGCAGCTTCGGCACCGGCGCGTGGTTCTCGCCCGTCTACTGCCGCGCCGCGTGTACCGTCATCGGCGAGGTGCACGAGGACTTCATCCGCACCGGCGGCGACAGCTGGGCGCCGGTCGAGCGCTTCCGCTACCTCGTCACCGCCGACCAGCCGACCGGCACGGCGACGACGGCGCCGCGGACCGAGGAGGAGACCGCCGCCACGGAGGTCATCTGCACCCTGGTCGCACACGAGCTGGTGCGCGACCGCGACACGCTCCAGATCGGCATCGGCACGGTCTCCTCCGCCCTCGGGCTCTACCTCGATCATCGCCACGACCTCGGCGTGCAGTCCGAGGCGATCACCGCGGGCATCCCGAGCCTGGTGCGGAAGGGCGTGGTCACCGGGCGGCACAAGGTCCTCCACCCGGGCGTCGTGGTGGGCTCGTTCATGACGGGCCTCACGCCCGAGGACCTCGCCTTCGTCGACGGGCACCCGGGATTCGCACTCTACAGCTTCGGCACCACCGACGACGTGACCGTGCTCGTAGGCGAGCGGAACCTCACCGCCGTGAACAACGCGCTGCTCGTCGATTTGACCGGGCAGGTCGCCTCCGAGGGCATCGGCACCCAGCTCTGGTCCGGCGTCGGCGGCCAGACGGCGTTCGCGATCGCGGCGGCGTACTCGCCCGGCGGGCGCGCGATCTTCGTCCTGCCCTCGGCGCACCGGACAGCGGAGGGGCTGCGCTCGCGTATCGTGCCCGTGCTGCCTCCGGGGACGCCGGTCACGCTAGCGCGCGGGTTCGTCGACCACGTGGTGACGGAGCACGGGATCGCGACGCTCGGGGGGAAGACGCTCGGGCAGCGGGTGGGGGAGCTGGTGGCGGTCGCCCATCCGGACTTCCGCACGGAGCTGCGGGCGGAGGCGAGACGGCTCTATCGCTGCTAG
- the menB gene encoding 1,4-dihydroxy-2-naphthoyl-CoA synthase yields the protein MPYDDILYEARDGVAWITINRPEVRNAFRAQTVDELIAAFRAAWADPEVGVVVLTGAGDKAFSAGGDQRERTRSGYGGAGGIGIDMHGLHGVIRAIPKPVIAMVNGYAIGGGHVLHVLCDLTLAADTAVFGQVGPRVGSVDPGFGTAYLARIVGEKKARELWYLCRQYSAAEALAMGLVNKVVPAAELRAETERWCRDLLEKSPTALRLAKQSFNADTEHIAGITELGFSALQLYYQTEEALEGRNAFLERRPPRFRKPRS from the coding sequence ATGCCCTACGACGACATCCTCTACGAGGCCCGCGACGGCGTCGCCTGGATCACCATCAACCGCCCCGAGGTCCGCAACGCCTTCCGTGCCCAGACGGTCGACGAGCTGATCGCAGCCTTCCGCGCCGCGTGGGCCGACCCCGAGGTCGGCGTCGTCGTCCTGACGGGCGCCGGCGACAAGGCGTTCTCCGCGGGCGGCGACCAGCGCGAGCGCACGAGAAGCGGCTATGGCGGTGCGGGCGGGATCGGGATCGACATGCACGGGCTCCACGGCGTGATCCGCGCCATCCCGAAGCCCGTGATCGCGATGGTGAACGGCTACGCCATCGGCGGCGGGCACGTGCTCCACGTCCTCTGCGACTTGACGCTCGCCGCGGACACCGCCGTCTTCGGCCAGGTGGGGCCGCGCGTCGGGAGCGTCGACCCCGGCTTCGGCACCGCGTATCTCGCGCGCATCGTGGGCGAGAAGAAGGCGCGGGAGCTCTGGTACCTCTGCCGGCAGTACAGCGCCGCGGAGGCGCTCGCGATGGGGCTCGTGAACAAGGTCGTGCCGGCCGCGGAGCTGCGCGCCGAGACCGAGCGCTGGTGCCGCGACCTGCTCGAGAAGAGTCCCACGGCGCTCCGCCTGGCCAAACAGTCGTTCAACGCCGACACCGAGCACATCGCGGGGATCACCGAGCTCGGCTTCAGCGCGCTCCAGCTCTACTACCAGACCGAGGAGGCGCTCGAGGGGCGCAACGCCTTCCTCGAGAGGCGCCCGCCCCGGTTCCGCAAGCCGCGCTCATGA
- a CDS encoding long-chain fatty acid--CoA ligase, whose translation MNAAAFLSIPAGIVPGQEALVCEGARFTYAETWARVRRLASALARLGVGRGTRVAALNVNSHRYVEAYYATALLGGVFVPLNYRAKTPELEHMLATGKPRVLLVGERYLELVESVRSKPAVLIAFDRPALGHAGYEELIAGSAEHEEEAEVEDDDLTILMYTSGTTALPKGVMLTHHDFTAYVTANVELADGTPRGAALLCVPLYHIAGATNMMTTLWTGRRLVLMPQFDPRGWLEMVERERITHAFLVPTMLKRLLDEPDLGRRDLSSLEILSYGGAAMPFPVIRRAIERFPPNVGFVNAFGQTETTSTLTILGPDDHRLEGTPDEIEKRTKRLTSIGRPLPDVEVQIVGDDGTILPPGAVGEICVRTPRVMKGYAGGESPLVRDGWLPTRDMGWVDEDGYLYIAGRKDDMIIRGGENIAPAEVEATLQSHPAVEEAAVVGVPDLEWGQRVAAFVVLRPGASLSAEALGDFCRQRLATFKKPEVIRFVAELPKNPMGKILRRDLRAQLESV comes from the coding sequence GTGAATGCGGCGGCCTTCCTCTCCATCCCGGCGGGTATCGTGCCCGGCCAGGAGGCGCTGGTGTGCGAGGGAGCCCGCTTCACCTATGCCGAGACGTGGGCGCGCGTCCGCCGGCTGGCGTCCGCCCTCGCGCGCCTCGGCGTCGGGCGCGGCACGCGCGTCGCCGCGCTCAACGTGAACTCGCACCGCTACGTCGAGGCGTACTACGCGACCGCGCTCCTGGGGGGCGTCTTCGTCCCGCTCAACTACCGCGCCAAGACGCCCGAGCTGGAGCACATGCTCGCGACCGGGAAGCCGCGCGTCCTCCTCGTGGGCGAGCGCTACCTCGAGCTGGTCGAGTCGGTGCGGTCGAAGCCGGCGGTCCTGATCGCCTTCGACCGCCCGGCACTCGGTCACGCGGGCTACGAGGAGCTGATCGCCGGCTCCGCCGAGCACGAGGAGGAGGCCGAGGTCGAGGACGACGACCTAACCATCCTCATGTACACGAGCGGCACGACGGCGCTCCCCAAGGGCGTCATGCTGACGCACCACGACTTCACGGCCTACGTGACCGCCAACGTCGAGCTGGCCGACGGCACGCCGCGCGGCGCGGCGCTCCTCTGCGTACCGCTCTACCACATCGCCGGTGCGACCAACATGATGACCACGCTCTGGACGGGGCGCCGGCTCGTCCTCATGCCGCAGTTCGACCCGCGGGGCTGGCTCGAGATGGTGGAGCGCGAGCGCATCACGCACGCCTTCCTCGTGCCCACCATGCTGAAGCGTCTCCTCGACGAGCCGGACCTCGGGCGGCGCGACCTCTCGAGCCTGGAGATCCTCTCCTATGGCGGCGCGGCGATGCCGTTCCCGGTGATCCGCCGTGCGATCGAACGCTTCCCCCCGAACGTCGGCTTCGTGAACGCCTTCGGGCAGACCGAGACAACCTCCACGCTCACGATTCTCGGCCCCGACGACCACCGCCTCGAGGGTACGCCGGACGAGATCGAGAAGCGGACGAAGCGCCTCACCTCCATCGGGCGTCCGCTGCCCGACGTGGAGGTGCAGATCGTGGGTGACGACGGGACGATCCTCCCGCCCGGCGCGGTGGGCGAGATCTGCGTGCGCACCCCGCGGGTCATGAAGGGGTACGCGGGCGGCGAGTCGCCGCTCGTGCGCGACGGCTGGCTCCCGACGCGGGACATGGGCTGGGTCGACGAAGACGGCTACCTCTACATCGCCGGGCGCAAGGACGACATGATCATCCGCGGCGGCGAGAACATCGCGCCGGCCGAGGTCGAGGCGACGCTCCAGTCCCATCCCGCCGTGGAGGAGGCGGCGGTGGTCGGCGTGCCCGACCTCGAGTGGGGCCAGCGCGTGGCGGCCTTCGTCGTGCTCCGCCCAGGGGCATCGCTCAGCGCCGAGGCGCTCGGCGACTTCTGCCGCCAGCGGCTCGCGACCTTCAAGAAGCCCGAGGTGATCCGCTTCGTCGCCGAGCTGCCGAAGAACCCGATGGGCAAGATCCTCCGGCGCGACCTGCGCGCGCAGCTCGAGAGCGTGTGA
- a CDS encoding DGQHR domain-containing protein: MISVPAVRLHQFGVFLYQAILGARDVDRLVRFEVLSYDTTGHPPGDAKRKSKKAARVNWELLEKRIAASAEAYQRPIIKKKIAELVDYYTQCSETGNLPAIPGAVLLVADRRLEFTPTSSHRVLGVLEIPSEEGVLRALDGQHRLLALHQLIAAGQAEDVQVPAVIFDRLTPDQVVELFVTINAKHTKLNPSHLISLAGRRLYPDKQLAASHDIIRTLNEYADSPLHGDIKLFGVGHGRVAQAPLAEELKGIFTALDALGGRQSDRFRESAQRFFLNYFKQIAAVFPRAWVGRKYSIKTGVALRAFLRVVPDVLKTIRDGGGDPLDAHAIRQTIKPWGLLVGDARFETEGEWRQKQAGGTRGTVELLARELRTALRG, from the coding sequence ATGATCAGCGTCCCGGCCGTCCGGCTCCACCAGTTCGGCGTCTTCCTCTACCAGGCGATCCTCGGCGCGCGTGACGTCGACCGGCTGGTGCGCTTCGAGGTGCTCTCCTACGACACCACTGGGCACCCGCCGGGGGACGCGAAGCGCAAGTCGAAGAAGGCCGCGCGCGTCAACTGGGAGCTGCTCGAGAAGCGCATCGCGGCCAGCGCGGAGGCCTACCAGCGCCCGATCATCAAGAAGAAGATCGCCGAGCTGGTCGACTACTACACGCAGTGCTCGGAGACCGGGAACCTGCCCGCCATCCCGGGCGCCGTCCTCCTGGTCGCGGACCGGCGCCTCGAGTTCACGCCCACCAGCTCGCACCGCGTGCTCGGAGTGCTCGAGATTCCCTCCGAGGAGGGCGTGCTGCGTGCGCTCGACGGCCAGCACCGCCTGCTGGCGCTGCACCAGCTGATCGCCGCCGGGCAGGCCGAGGACGTGCAGGTGCCGGCCGTGATCTTCGACCGCCTGACGCCGGACCAGGTGGTGGAGCTGTTCGTCACCATCAACGCCAAGCACACGAAGCTGAACCCGTCCCACCTGATCAGCCTGGCCGGGCGGCGCCTCTACCCCGACAAGCAGCTCGCCGCGAGCCACGACATCATCCGCACCCTGAACGAGTACGCGGACTCGCCGCTCCACGGCGACATCAAGCTCTTCGGCGTCGGGCACGGGCGGGTGGCGCAGGCACCGCTCGCCGAGGAGTTGAAGGGCATCTTCACCGCCCTCGACGCCCTGGGCGGCCGGCAGTCGGACCGCTTCCGGGAGTCGGCGCAGCGCTTCTTCTTGAACTACTTCAAGCAGATCGCGGCCGTCTTCCCGCGCGCCTGGGTGGGTCGCAAGTACAGCATCAAGACCGGTGTGGCGCTGCGCGCCTTCCTGCGCGTGGTGCCCGACGTGCTGAAGACGATCCGTGACGGCGGCGGCGACCCGCTCGACGCGCACGCCATCCGGCAGACGATCAAGCCGTGGGGGCTCCTGGTCGGCGACGCCCGCTTCGAGACCGAGGGCGAGTGGCGCCAGAAGCAGGCCGGCGGCACGCGCGGCACGGTCGAGCTGCTGGCGCGCGAGCTGCGGACGGCGCTGCGCGGATGA
- a CDS encoding Rieske 2Fe-2S domain-containing protein, whose amino-acid sequence MPNFVKVAAAGDVPPGTGKCVEAGGKQIALFNVGGAFHAIDNTCLHRGGPLGEGELEGAIVTCPWHGWQYDVTTGCNTMDESERVEKYDVKVEDEAVLVAV is encoded by the coding sequence ATGCCGAATTTCGTGAAGGTCGCCGCCGCTGGCGACGTCCCGCCGGGGACGGGCAAGTGCGTCGAGGCGGGCGGCAAGCAGATCGCGCTCTTCAACGTCGGCGGCGCGTTCCACGCCATCGACAACACCTGCCTCCACCGCGGCGGCCCGCTCGGCGAGGGCGAGCTCGAGGGGGCGATCGTCACCTGCCCGTGGCACGGCTGGCAGTACGACGTCACCACCGGTTGCAACACCATGGACGAGAGCGAGCGGGTGGAGAAGTACGACGTGAAGGTCGAGGACGAAGCGGTCCTGGTCGCGGTCTAG
- a CDS encoding glutathione S-transferase family protein: protein MRPAHPMPEEPPVPEAVPSRRSVVFVPDEALLYELSDSPFCLKARICLQLKGVPFRRVTVTLGRRRELRRLSPLGRVPVLVHGETVIADQSRIAHHLDEVYPEPLLVPLGAEARAYAGLVEEWADGVLAPVVGACKWLNPENRVAALANTVTEMASAPLRPLLGRLLVAWMRRRHAAAGYTAHSLDRLEDRLRASLAGLATLLAGKPHLLGRTPTIADVAVFAQLAGLRGYAEARLVEEVPVVVEWLDRLGTLPPIAAALAS, encoded by the coding sequence ATGAGGCCGGCCCACCCGATGCCGGAGGAGCCGCCTGTTCCGGAAGCGGTGCCGTCGCGGCGCTCCGTCGTCTTCGTCCCCGACGAAGCGCTGCTCTACGAGCTGAGCGACTCGCCGTTCTGTCTGAAGGCGCGCATCTGCCTCCAGCTGAAGGGCGTGCCCTTCCGCCGCGTGACCGTGACCCTGGGCCGGCGCCGGGAGCTCCGCCGCTTGAGCCCGCTCGGCCGGGTGCCCGTCCTGGTGCACGGCGAGACGGTCATCGCGGACCAGAGCCGCATCGCGCACCATCTCGACGAGGTGTACCCCGAGCCGCTGCTCGTCCCGCTCGGTGCCGAGGCCCGGGCGTACGCCGGGCTCGTCGAGGAGTGGGCGGATGGGGTGCTCGCCCCCGTGGTCGGGGCGTGCAAATGGCTCAACCCCGAGAACCGGGTGGCCGCGCTCGCGAACACCGTGACCGAGATGGCGAGCGCGCCGCTTCGGCCGCTGCTCGGCCGGCTCCTCGTGGCATGGATGCGCCGACGCCATGCTGCCGCCGGCTACACGGCCCACTCGCTCGACCGGCTCGAGGATCGCCTGCGCGCGAGCCTGGCCGGGCTCGCCACCCTCCTCGCGGGCAAGCCCCATCTCCTCGGGCGGACTCCAACGATTGCGGACGTGGCGGTCTTCGCCCAGCTCGCGGGCCTGCGGGGCTACGCCGAGGCCCGGCTGGTCGAGGAGGTCCCCGTGGTCGTCGAGTGGCTCGACCGCCTGGGCACGCTCCCGCCCATCGCCGCCGCGCTCGCGTCTTGA
- a CDS encoding aminomethyl transferase family protein, translating into MRTPPSSPARAASARQSVYGVLLNEATATESPARTTRSASSAVTSRSRHPTGAASPGMGRLSRRTGRRIASGAMLETALHSHLAARGAVHAEERGVALPRRFGDDPAAEYAALREDAALVDLGFRVVAHATGADRVTFLQGMLTNDVASLTPGAGCPALLLTIQGRVTADLRVLALADLVLLDVDVRARGALVEALEKLIIADDVELGEPGEPLALIGVEGPGAARLLPDAAGLAPYAHAVVTLGGVPVRAQRASEVRGPGFVLQVPAVRAAAAWDALSAAGARPCGMEALESRRIEVGVPRIGVDMDGATLALEVPVEDAISATKGCYLGQEVVARGTARGHVNRRLVGLRLEGPEPPPGAPLVRDGKEVGRLTSVARAFAAGGLAALGFVRRECWEAGTELRVRHGHAVTVARVAELPLA; encoded by the coding sequence ATGCGCACGCCGCCGAGCTCGCCCGCGCGCGCGGCGAGCGCGCGGCAGAGCGTGTACGGCGTGTTGCTGAACGAGGCGACCGCGACCGAGTCGCCCGCGCGGACGACGCGGAGCGCCTCCTCCGCGGTCACGAGCCGCTCGCGCCACCCCACGGGCGCGGCATCGCCCGGCATGGGTCGCTTGTCAAGGCGGACGGGGCGGCGCATAGCTTCAGGCGCGATGCTGGAGACCGCGCTGCACTCGCATCTCGCCGCACGCGGCGCCGTGCACGCCGAGGAGCGTGGCGTCGCCCTGCCGCGCCGCTTCGGTGACGACCCTGCGGCCGAGTACGCGGCGCTGCGCGAGGACGCGGCGCTCGTCGACCTGGGCTTCCGCGTCGTCGCGCACGCGACGGGCGCGGACCGGGTGACGTTCCTGCAGGGCATGCTCACCAACGACGTCGCGTCACTCACGCCCGGCGCCGGCTGCCCCGCGCTGCTCCTCACCATCCAGGGCCGGGTCACGGCCGACCTGCGTGTCCTTGCGCTCGCGGACCTAGTCCTCCTCGACGTGGACGTGCGGGCGCGAGGGGCGCTCGTGGAAGCGCTCGAGAAGCTCATCATCGCGGACGACGTCGAGCTGGGGGAGCCGGGCGAGCCGCTCGCCCTGATCGGGGTCGAGGGACCCGGCGCCGCGCGGCTGCTGCCCGATGCCGCGGGCCTCGCCCCCTACGCGCACGCCGTGGTCACGCTCGGGGGCGTGCCGGTGCGCGCGCAGCGCGCGAGCGAGGTGCGCGGCCCGGGCTTCGTGCTCCAGGTGCCGGCGGTGCGCGCGGCCGCGGCGTGGGACGCACTCAGCGCCGCGGGGGCGCGGCCGTGCGGCATGGAGGCGCTCGAGTCGCGGCGGATCGAGGTCGGCGTGCCGCGTATCGGCGTCGACATGGACGGCGCGACGCTCGCGCTCGAGGTGCCGGTCGAGGACGCGATCAGCGCGACCAAGGGCTGCTACCTGGGGCAGGAGGTGGTCGCGCGCGGGACGGCGCGCGGGCACGTGAACCGCCGCCTGGTCGGGCTGCGCCTGGAAGGGCCGGAGCCCCCGCCCGGCGCACCCCTCGTGCGCGACGGGAAAGAGGTGGGCCGGCTCACGTCGGTCGCGCGCGCCTTCGCCGCGGGCGGCCTGGCCGCCCTCGGCTTCGTGCGCCGCGAATGCTGGGAGGCGGGCACCGAGCTCCGGGTCCGCCACGGGCACGCCGTGACCGTCGCCCGCGTCGCCGAGCTCCCGCTCGCGTGA